In Flavobacteriales bacterium, a single genomic region encodes these proteins:
- a CDS encoding aldehyde dehydrogenase: VNDHILTSDDLVISNASCTTNCAAPMVKVVDDMWGIEKGYITTIHSYTGDQKLHDTPHNDLRRARAAATSIIPTTTGAAKAVTKVFPHLEDKLGGCGIRVPVPNGSLTDITCIVNGTPSLEEVNDAFKAASESVLKGILEYIDEPVVSIDMVGNSHSCIFDSQLTSVIGNMVKIVGWYDNEIGYSSRLSELILKIST, translated from the coding sequence GTAAATGATCATATTCTAACAAGCGATGATCTCGTGATATCTAACGCCTCATGTACAACAAACTGTGCAGCCCCTATGGTTAAGGTAGTAGATGATATGTGGGGCATTGAAAAAGGATATATCACAACTATTCATTCGTATACTGGTGATCAGAAGCTCCACGATACGCCTCATAATGATTTAAGAAGAGCAAGAGCGGCTGCGACTTCAATAATTCCAACTACAACTGGAGCGGCAAAGGCTGTTACAAAAGTATTTCCTCATTTAGAAGATAAGTTGGGTGGATGTGGTATTCGAGTTCCTGTTCCAAATGGCTCTTTAACTGATATTACATGTATTGTAAATGGAACTCCATCGTTAGAGGAGGTTAATGACGCTTTTAAGGCGGCATCCGAAAGTGTTTTAAAAGGAATCTTAGAATATATAGACGAACCTGTTGTTTCGATCGACATGGTAGGCAATAGCCATTCATGTATTTTTGATTCTCAACTCACATCCGTAATAGGAAATATGGTGAAAATTGTTGGGTGGTATGATAACGAAATAGGGTACTCTAGTCGCCTCTCAGAACTTATTCTTAAGATATCTACTTAA